AATTAAGCAAAAAAGCTGGTACGGGTAGCAGTGATTTGACAACTAAACCTATAAATAAACATAGGGTTAAAGCCCATAACGTAGCAGTGTTAATTATCACTCGTCGATATAGCCTTTCAAGCAAGTAAACCGCTAGGGCTCCAATACCCAATGAGATAGCCAAAGACACTATTATGCCCAGTGGAGGTGAATAGAGAAAAATTAGGGTGCGATTAATTGGATAAGAGCGTGTAGCTCCTATCCAGATTATGAATTCTAGAATTATAACAATCAGAATATTTAGGGCAGAAACTTGAGCTAGCGATAGCCAAGGTAAAAACTTCAAGCGCCAAAGAGGATTTTTCATGCTTAAAAATTGCTGCTAATAATAATTTAGGAACGAAAGCCTGCCAGAAATTCTCGCATATACTGATTTACTAGCTGGGGCTGCTCCTGCTGCACCCAGTGGCTACAGGTAGAAATGTATTTGATCTGCAAGTTTCTCACATAAGCGTCTGTCCCATAAGTTAATTCTTTGCCCAACGCTATATCTTTTTCTCCCCAAATCATCAGTGTTGGAACTTCAAGGATACTCCAATCTTGACTGAGCATCCTCTGCTGAAAAGCATTGCGGTAATAGTTCACCATTGCTGTTAAAGCACCACGTTTAGCCGCTGCATCTTTATAAGCATCAATATCTGCTTGGGTGAAAGCATTTTTGTTCTCAGCCATCCCCTTGAAAGCAGCTTCAAGCAGTTGGTAATCTAACGACTGTATGAGTAATTCCGGTAGCCACGGTAGTTGAAACAAGAAAATATACCAACTACGCAGCAGTTGTTGCGGCGTGCGTAAACCTTTTGCCATCTTGGCTGGGTGAGGCAAATTTAGTATAATTAACTGCTCAACCATTTCCGGATGGGCGTAGGCAAAGTTCCAGGCGATCGCACCTCCCCAATCATGTCCAACCAGGACGCACTTATCATATCCCAATCCTTTAATTACACCCTCGACATCTTTGATCAATTCAGACATTACATAAGCGGATGTATCTTTCGGTTTATCGCTGTCGTTGTACCCACGTAAGTCAAGGGCGATAACTTTAAAATCTTTGGCAAACTCTGGTATTTGATGCCGCCACGAATACCAAAACTCTGGGAATCCGTGCAACATCAGCATTAGGGGACCTTCTCCCTGTATTACATAATGCAGCTTCACACCGTTACTAGTGATATACTCGTGCTTCCAAGGACCTTCTAGTACAGACATAATTAATTTGTTAATCCTGCTACAACAGAGGTTTTAAATATTGTCTCCTGTTTAAGGTAACAACATCTGTCGAGATAAAACCTACTGAAGAGATACGATCGCATTCGAATGAGTATCAATAAAAATTACCTACTTCGATGGATGTTTTTTATAGTAGATATTGATACAAGCATTAACGTTACTCTACGTATGTACCATGACACAACAGCTAACAAAAAACCCTTCACTGTGGGTTGAGCGACTGGCTCGATTCGGCTATGCAGCCAAGGGAGTGGTTTATGGTATCGTCGGACTGCTAGCAGCACAAGCGGCGTTGGGTACGGGTGGGAGAACTACAGATACGCAAGGTGCTCTCCAGGAGATCGTACTGCAACCTTTTGGAAAATTTTTGCTTGGTGTGGTGGCACTCGGCTTGATTGGATACGTAGTTTGGCGTTTTGTCCAGGCAATTAAAGATCCTGAAAACAAAGGCACAGATGCTAAAGCCTTGGCACAGCGTCTTGGCTATGCAGGTAACGGTTTAATTTATGCTGGTTTAGCCCTCAGTGCTGTTCAGCTCATCCTGGGTTCCGATGGTGGTAATAGTAATTCAACCGAGGATTGGACAGCACGTTTGCTTTCACAACCTTTTGGTCAATGGCTGGTGGGAACCATTGGGGCTTTCATAATCGGTTTAGGTTTTTATCAGTTTTATAAAGCCTTTACCGCCAAATTTCGTAAAGAACTCAATTTAGCTGAATTGAGCCACACAGAGCAAAAATGGGTAATGGGTATCAGTAGATTTGGTTTGACAGCACGGGGGATCGTCTTCTGCGTTATCGGCTTTTTCTTAATTCAAGCTGCATATCAATCTGATGCTAGCGAAGCACGAGGCTTAGGGGAGGCATTACAGATCCTAGCAGAACAATCTTATGGTCCCTGGCTTTTGGGTACCATCGGCTTCGGTTTGCTCGCATACGGGACTTATATGGTGATTCAGGCGCGGTATCGCCGTATTGTTGCTACTTGAATTCCGACCAAAGGGAGCAGATAGAACTAGCACTTGATAGCGAGGATATGGAAAGCTCTATTGCTTACACCTGGGGTTCTAGCCCTGAAGAGCGGCAAATGGTGTTTCCGTGCGATCGCTATATGTCCGATAGTGATGATGTGTATTTTCGGGCTATAGATGTCAAAGCACCTGTGCCAATTTTATTTCGGTGGTTATGCCAGCTGAAGGTTGCATCTTACAGTTATGACTGGATTGACAATCTCGAAAGAGCCTTGTTTGAGGGAGAAGAGCAAATTCCAAGTGCTTATAGTCCCAAGGAGTTGACTCCAGGGACTGAAAACCTGACACCAGGTCAAAGGTTCATGGGTGTCTTCAAGCTAGCCGAATTTGAACAGGATCATCATCTGACCATGGTTATGGATGCTCCGCCAGCTATTGCAATCTTTGGTGATGTTGCAGCGAGTTATGTCGTCTTTCCCCAAACGGAGAACACTTGTCGCCTTGTGCTTAAGGGACACGTTCGCTATCCCAGAAACGGCTTTGGTTTCTGGATGCGCTGGTTGCTACCGTGGGGAGATTTATTGATGATGCAAAAGCAGTTTTTGATGCTCAAGCATCTAGCCGAGAACCAAGCTGCCCAGACGTGAGGAAATCTGAGAGCAACTGCAAATTGATCGTAAAATTGCTTTAGCCTTTGGTTAAGCGGACGTGTTCTAGAATCTGCTGCTTGCGCTGTTCGGAGTTTAGTGATGGCTTAATAAAGTTCCCTGTACTCCGGGCAAGATGTTCCATGATTCGCTTCTGACGGTCGGAATTGGTAGCCATAATTTGTTGGTTTAAGTAGATGTTACCCTAGCGGATTAATTGCACGCTCTTGCTTTATATGCATTTGAGATTTTCTCAAGATATCAAGTCACTGCTGGAACGTTTAGCAACTCAGCCTCTAACCCTAGCTGATATTATGGCAGAAACCTCGGAACGGGGTTTTAGCTTGGTAATTGCATTACTGGTTTTGCCCTTTTTGTTTCCCATGCCACCTGGATTAACGGGTCCGTTGGGAGCAGGTTGCTTGCTGTTGGCAGTGCAGATGGCTTTGGGACGGCGATCGCCTTGGTTACCTAAAAGAATTGCTCAATTCAAATTTCCCCGCTGGTTTGTCTTGCAACTGTTGCGAAACTTAAAAAGAGTCACAAGCGTACTAGAGAAAATCACCCGTCCTCGATTATTGAGGCTGGCACAGAGCCATCAAGTTTGGCGATTAAATGGAGTTTGTATCGCTTGGCTGACAGTTTTACTGATTTTACCCATACCCTTTACTAATCCCATTCCCACTATGGGGATTTTGCTCCTAGCGGTTGCCACTCTGGAAGCAGATGGCTTACTGATATGTATCGGTTATGTAGTCTCTGCTTTGATTACCTTATTGTTTGGGTTTATTTTATATGCACTCTGGCAAGCTCCTAGCCTGCTACCAAATCTACTTCAATAAGCGCTCAAATCACAATAGTTTTCTTCATAAAATCAGTAAGAATCGTACCCTTTTGAGAAGTTAAAGTAAAATTACGTACGTAAGCAGTGACGAACAATACTTGCGTATTTACACTGTTTATAGAGTTTCACATCAGTACGATTTCGCTAATTGCTTACCATTCGATCCCCCTAACCCCCTTATCGAGGGAGCGAAGGAGAATCAAATACGTAGCAATATCAAAGCAAATTCGTAAAGTAATTTTACCCAAGCCTGAGTGACAAAGTACTAAATGACACTCAGGATGACTTCATCCTGATTATAGTTGTAGGTATTGATAAACATGAAAAATAGCTTCTCGACTTTACTAGCTTCTTCTTTGGTTACTGTCGCTAGCTTTCCCATTGCCTCTTCTGCATCCTCTCCTGTGAATGCTGCGACTCTGAGTTTTGATGTCTTTGAATTCACAGGTGATAATGCTCAAGCAAGGCTGTCCCTGGATGATACAGGAGGTGTTGTTAAATTTACAGTGGATAACGTAAATCCAATCTCGGATATACGCGGAGTCTTCTTTAACATTCTCAATGACTCGCTACTAAGCGACCTCACCGTCACTGGCACATCTGTAACGGGTTTTCAGTTTGGACCAGCTGGAATGGTTAGTGATCTTGGCAACGGTGCCAACATTACGCCCAAAAAATTTGATGCTGGGGTGGAAATTGGTACGCCAGGCATAGGTAAAGACGACATTCACTCAACTATGTTTACAGTATCTAGGAGCTCAGGAGTGGCTTTAAGTCTTGCTCAGTTTGTTAATCAGGACTTTGGATTGCGTTTAACAAGCGTAGGAAGCGATCGTACAGGCAGTAGCAAGCTAGTAGGAACAGCTCCTAGTCAGCCAGTTCCTGAGCCTGGCACAATGGCAGCTACAGGCTTGATTGTGGCGGGCTATGGACTGCTGAAGAAAAAGGTGCTGAAGCGGGGGGTTTAGACAAGCCTGCTGTTGACCGAAGAAGGGGTCAGGGGTCAGAAGGGAGCAGGGGAGGTAGGGGGAGCAGGGGAGGCAGGGGAGGCAGGGGGAGCAAGAATGTAATCCAAAATCCAAAATCCAAAATCTAAAATTGTTTGACGATACTGATGAGCAGACAAAGGATTGCACAACCAGAGCTAGCTGTAGCGTTCTAAAATTAAGAAATATTACTCACATCTGAGGATACTATGGCTCCTAAAGTTGAAATCTACACTTGGAGAACCTGCCCATTTTGTCTACGTGCCAAAAGCTTATTGAGAAGGAAGGACGTTAATTTCACCGAATACAGTATTGATAGTGATGAGGCAGCACGGGCACAGATGGCTAAACGCGCCCATGGCCGACGCTCTGTGCCACAGATTTTCATCAATGACCAACACATTGGTGGTTGTGACGATCTCTACGAACTAGAATGGCAAGGCAAGCTCGATCAATTGCTGGCTGCTACTAAAGGAGTGTAGCTAATTGACACTGAAACTTGCTTTTATTATTGATCCCATCCATCAGCTCGATCCAGGTCACGATACTAGTGTGGCTTTGATGGAAGCAGCGCAAGCACTGGGGCACGAGGTGTGGGTGACTCAGGCAAATTTGTTAAATGTGGTAGAGGGTAAAGCCTGGGCTGTGCTAGACCGGGTGCAGCTGAAACCCGTGCAGTTAGTGGAGGGGCGGTGGGTAGCAGACGCTACTTGGTATCAGTTGAGCGATCGCAGCTTAATGCCTTTGGAAACGCTGGACGCTGTATTTATGCGAACAGATCCACCTGTAAACATCCCCTACCTCTATGCCACATACATCTTGGACTGCATTGACTCTTCTAAAACCTTAGTGATCAATCATCCCCAAGGATTGCGGGCGGCAAACGAAAAAATGTATGCCCTGCAATTTACTCAGGTGATTCCAGAAACGATTGTTAGTGCGGATAAGCAGATTATTCGGCAATTTGTGCAAGAAAAAGGGGCAGCAGTTCTCAAGCCACTAGGCAATAAAGCTGGGGAAGGGATTTTGTTTTTGGAACCGGGCGATCGCAATTTCAATTCTGTCGTTGAACTTAGTACGCTCCAAGCTCGGGTACCGGTAATGGTTCAGACCTATTTACCAGCTGCCAAGGAGGGAGACAAGCGGATTATCCTGCTCAACGGCAAACCGATTGGTGCGGTTAATCGAGTTTCTACGGGCAGCGACTTTCGCAACAACATGGCAACTGGCGGCACAGTAGCCAAGACCGAAATTACACAGCAGGAACAGATAATCTGCTCAGAAATTGCGAAAACACTGCAACGAGATGGCTTGTTTTTTGTCGGTATTGACGTTATCGGTGGCTACCTAACTGAAATTAATGTCACTAGCCCGACTGGAATTCGGGAAATAGACCGACTAGAGGGTACTTGTCTAGGCGAACAGGTAATTGAATGGGTAGCACAAGCGAGGGGCGATTTAACTAACCAGTCAGTCGCCAGTCGTTAGCCAAAAAATAAAGCGCTCAGTACATATATACTGAGCGTCAATTGCTGACAGTTAGTCGTTCAAGAGCGTGGAGAACGCCGCCGTTGGAGAAATTCAGGAATATCTAATCCGGGTTTACCTTTAGGCGGTTCAACTACTGGTGGGGGAGGTGGCGGCGGTGTTTGCTGTCGCGTCTTAGACACCGTCCGTACTGGGGAAGTTGGAGTAGCTTGAGCTTCGCTTGTAAATCCTGTGGCAATAACAGTGATTCTCACTTCACCCTGAAGCCTGTCATCAATCACTGCACCAAAAATGATATTAGCGTTGGGATCAACCACTTCATAGATTGTTTCCGCTGCTGCATTTACCTCATGTAGAGTGAGATCGCTGCCACCAGTAATGTTAAAGACAACGCCTCTGGCTCCTTCAATTGAAGACTCCAGTAAGGGAGAAGAAATAGCGGAGTTTGCAGCTTCTCTGGCACGGGACTTTCCAGAACCAATCCCAATCCCCATCAATGCTGAACCTGCATCTGCCATCACTGCTCGGACATCGGCAAAGTCAACGTTAACCAAACCTGGAATTGTAATAATATCGGAGATTCCTTGCACCCCTTGACGCAAAACATCATCGGCAAACCGAAAAGCTTCTTGTACTGGAGTTTGTTCAGAAATTACCTCTAGTAATTTATCGTTTGGGATCAAAAGGAGCGTATCTACTCGGCTTTGCAATGCTTCAATTCCTTGCTCTGCTTGGGTAGCGCGACGTCGCCCCTCGAAAATAAATGGACGTGTCACCACACCGACAGTCAGAGCGCCTATTTCTTTGGCTACTTCCGCCACAATCGGTGCTGCACCCGTGCCAGTGCCGCCTCCCATGCCAGCAGTGATAAAAACGAGATCAGCATTTTCTAAAGCAGCAGCAATTTCATCGCGCGATTCCTCAGCAGCTTTCTGCCCGATTGCCGGATTGCCGCCTGCTCCTAAACCCCGCGTCAGCTTTTGTCCAATTTGTAACCGTTTGAGCGCAGATGCATGAGTCAAGGCTTGGGCATCGGTGTTAATTGACCAAAACTCAACCCCACTGACATCACTAGCGATCATGCGGTTAACGGCATTGCCACCACCGCCACCAACACCAATAACTTTAATATTGGCTACCCGCCCAGGAACAATATCATCAAATTGGTTGTCTTCCCCAGGAACGCTCCTAGAGTCGTAGTTTTGACCAAAATGCGATCCGGAGTGGTTAAAGGAATTGGTGGAGTTGATTGCCAGTGGAAAGCCTGGCTGCCCTGGAGATACAGTACTAATAAGTGTCATTGGAATCAAAAGGATATATGAACAACTTTTTTAAGCGGGATTTGGCTAAGAGTCTACTATAAGGTTGATCCTCTCACGACTCTCTTGGTTTGTGCAGTATTCCCTTAGTACTACATTAGGGTCCAATAAATCCTTGCCACTGGAGCTTTGCCAAGACAAAGCCGCAAACTTATTTTTCAAGATTTGCTGATAATTCTGACAGATATCCAAATGCTGCAAGGATATGCCATTGCCCCTATCTAAAGCGAGTTGCACAAATTGTTGGCTGATGATGGTGTTAATTAATTTCATCATGCTGAATTGTTTTGATTCTAGGTGCCAAGCTGCTGTTGTGCTTTCTTAACCTGACTTATGCCTGAGCTTGCTAAACAAGCTTGCTTAGCAAGCTTTATCTTAGTCTGATTTAGGTAGAGCTACCTTAGCTTTTATAGTCTGTGCGCTGGGAGCGGATGGATTTTCGAATAACATCGTTTCGTTCGAAGTTTTTAT
This window of the Chroococcidiopsis sp. CCMEE 29 genome carries:
- a CDS encoding peptide chain release factor 1, giving the protein MKNPLWRLKFLPWLSLAQVSALNILIVIILEFIIWIGATRSYPINRTLIFLYSPPLGIIVSLAISLGIGALAVYLLERLYRRVIINTATLWALTLCLFIGLVVKSLLPVPAFLLNLEEIQVICMIVGVFWKGRPYWR
- the gshB gene encoding glutathione synthase, producing the protein MKLAFIIDPIHQLDPGHDTSVALMEAAQALGHEVWVTQANLLNVVEGKAWAVLDRVQLKPVQLVEGRWVADATWYQLSDRSLMPLETLDAVFMRTDPPVNIPYLYATYILDCIDSSKTLVINHPQGLRAANEKMYALQFTQVIPETIVSADKQIIRQFVQEKGAAVLKPLGNKAGEGILFLEPGDRNFNSVVELSTLQARVPVMVQTYLPAAKEGDKRIILLNGKPIGAVNRVSTGSDFRNNMATGGTVAKTEITQQEQIICSEIAKTLQRDGLFFVGIDVIGGYLTEINVTSPTGIREIDRLEGTCLGEQVIEWVAQARGDLTNQSVASR
- a CDS encoding alpha/beta hydrolase, with the translated sequence MSVLEGPWKHEYITSNGVKLHYVIQGEGPLMLMLHGFPEFWYSWRHQIPEFAKDFKVIALDLRGYNDSDKPKDTSAYVMSELIKDVEGVIKGLGYDKCVLVGHDWGGAIAWNFAYAHPEMVEQLIILNLPHPAKMAKGLRTPQQLLRSWYIFLFQLPWLPELLIQSLDYQLLEAAFKGMAENKNAFTQADIDAYKDAAAKRGALTAMVNYYRNAFQQRMLSQDWSILEVPTLMIWGEKDIALGKELTYGTDAYVRNLQIKYISTCSHWVQQEQPQLVNQYMREFLAGFRS
- the ftsZ gene encoding cell division protein FtsZ, with the protein product MTLISTVSPGQPGFPLAINSTNSFNHSGSHFGQNYDSRSVPGEDNQFDDIVPGRVANIKVIGVGGGGGNAVNRMIASDVSGVEFWSINTDAQALTHASALKRLQIGQKLTRGLGAGGNPAIGQKAAEESRDEIAAALENADLVFITAGMGGGTGTGAAPIVAEVAKEIGALTVGVVTRPFIFEGRRRATQAEQGIEALQSRVDTLLLIPNDKLLEVISEQTPVQEAFRFADDVLRQGVQGISDIITIPGLVNVDFADVRAVMADAGSALMGIGIGSGKSRAREAANSAISSPLLESSIEGARGVVFNITGGSDLTLHEVNAAAETIYEVVDPNANIIFGAVIDDRLQGEVRITVIATGFTSEAQATPTSPVRTVSKTRQQTPPPPPPPVVEPPKGKPGLDIPEFLQRRRSPRS
- a CDS encoding exopolysaccharide biosynthesis protein translates to MHLRFSQDIKSLLERLATQPLTLADIMAETSERGFSLVIALLVLPFLFPMPPGLTGPLGAGCLLLAVQMALGRRSPWLPKRIAQFKFPRWFVLQLLRNLKRVTSVLEKITRPRLLRLAQSHQVWRLNGVCIAWLTVLLILPIPFTNPIPTMGILLLAVATLEADGLLICIGYVVSALITLLFGFILYALWQAPSLLPNLLQ
- a CDS encoding DUF1206 domain-containing protein, with protein sequence MTQQLTKNPSLWVERLARFGYAAKGVVYGIVGLLAAQAALGTGGRTTDTQGALQEIVLQPFGKFLLGVVALGLIGYVVWRFVQAIKDPENKGTDAKALAQRLGYAGNGLIYAGLALSAVQLILGSDGGNSNSTEDWTARLLSQPFGQWLVGTIGAFIIGLGFYQFYKAFTAKFRKELNLAELSHTEQKWVMGISRFGLTARGIVFCVIGFFLIQAAYQSDASEARGLGEALQILAEQSYGPWLLGTIGFGLLAYGTYMVIQARYRRIVAT
- a CDS encoding PEP-CTERM sorting domain-containing protein (PEP-CTERM proteins occur, often in large numbers, in the proteomes of bacteria that also encode an exosortase, a predicted intramembrane cysteine proteinase. The presence of a PEP-CTERM domain at a protein's C-terminus predicts cleavage within the sorting domain, followed by covalent anchoring to some some component of the (usually Gram-negative) cell surface. Many PEP-CTERM proteins exhibit an unusual sequence composition that includes large numbers of potential glycosylation sites. Expression of one such protein has been shown restore the ability of a bacterium to form floc, a type of biofilm.), giving the protein MNAATLSFDVFEFTGDNAQARLSLDDTGGVVKFTVDNVNPISDIRGVFFNILNDSLLSDLTVTGTSVTGFQFGPAGMVSDLGNGANITPKKFDAGVEIGTPGIGKDDIHSTMFTVSRSSGVALSLAQFVNQDFGLRLTSVGSDRTGSSKLVGTAPSQPVPEPGTMAATGLIVAGYGLLKKKVLKRGV
- the grxC gene encoding glutaredoxin 3, producing MAPKVEIYTWRTCPFCLRAKSLLRRKDVNFTEYSIDSDEAARAQMAKRAHGRRSVPQIFINDQHIGGCDDLYELEWQGKLDQLLAATKGV